The window CCGTTTGGTCCACCTAAGCTCATATTGATGACATCCATGTTATTGGCTACAGCCCATTCAATACCGCTAATGATCCAGCTGTATTGTCCGTCGCCATTGCGGTCTAATACTTTAACAGCATATAGGGAAGCACTTGGAGCGACCCCAAGAACACCAATTGTGTTATCAAGGGCAGCAATGGTTCCGGCTACGTGAGTTCCATGTGATTGAAAGTCTTGGGTGGCATTTGGCTCTGAAGGGACGAAGCTGGCACCGCCTGCAACATTTAAGTCAGGATGTGCAGCGTGGATTCCAGTATCAAGGACAGCTACTTTGACATTAGCACCTTTATAACCTTGAGCGTGTACAGCTGGAGCTTTGATTTGAGGGATTCCATAAGGGACGGTTTGTGCATATGCTTCTGCTTTGTGGTCTTCTTCTACGTAAGCAATGCTAGGGTCATGTTCAAGTTTTTTTGCGGCTTGTTCGGACATCTTTACTTGTGCGGCATTAATAAGACGATATTGCTTTTCTAGTTTTCCGCCATTTTGAGTGACGGCTTGTTTCTTAGAGCTGTTTGTGGTGGCAGAGGCTTTAAAGCCAACAATATAGCTCTTTTCACTAGCTGACTTTGAGACCGTCTCGGCATTTGCCATGGAGCCTCCAAACCCTGCTGAAAACAGAAGAGGGACAGCCAATATAACACTTGTCATCACATTTTTCTTTTTCACGCACAATCCACATCCCTTTTTTCTTATTTCAGAATAATCATTCGTAGTCTATAAGAATGATTCGTTTGATTATTCTGTATATTCAGTTTAAGGGAAGTAGGCAAATAAGAGTAGACCCGAATTTTTGTGAAAGTCCTAGCGGAAATTGGGGAATTAAGTCACTTGGAAACGTTGGGAAAATATGTTTGTTCTGCTGTTTCAGCGGTTATCTATTAAAAAGGAAGTGTGCTTTTTTTCTTATGATCCATTTTCGGACAAATATTCGATACCCGAAAAGCCTTAAAATAGGTAGAAACGTCTAGCATCTATTTCGAATTTCGATATAAAAAAATATTATTTTATTTTGTTTTTGTCGTTTAAAAAGAACCTGTTACAATAACAGGTTCTTTAAGAAGGGGAGGATTGAGTTAAATGGCTGACCACGTTGTAATCAAGGACCTTCCATTCACCATCTTTCCATTTCACATAATTTAAGCAAGCATTGACAAGTCTCGTGTTCTCTAGACCCAGATGTTCATCCGCTAAGGTGGTAAGTAAAGCATGGATAGCAGCGCCGTGTGCCACGATCAGGACTTGTTGATTTGGATAGGCTGCTCTGACTTTCTCAATGCCTTCTACCATTCGATCTTGAATCGCCTCAAGCGGCTCCATGTTTGGATACTGTTTATCTGGAAACAGCTTTTGGCGCTCCTCAAACGACATGCCTTCAGCGTCACCATAATCACGTTCAATGAAATCATCCATGATGACAAGAGGCGCATCTACATGTTTTAAAATCAAGTGAGCCGTTTCTTTTGCCCTTGTGAGTGGACTGGAAATGACAACATCCCAATGGGCATTCTTTAAGTAAAGTCCCGTTTGTTCAGCCTGCCATTTACCAGTGTCGTTTAAAGGGATATCTGTTCGCCCTTGAATTCGTTTCGCTGCATTCCAATCTGTTTCCCCGTGTCTGACTAGGCAAATTGTTGTCAAGCAAATCCCGCCTTTTCTATCTTTTCTTCTATTATACTAAAGCAGAAGAAAAAAGACTGGATCAGCGATTTGTGAGACTTGTTAAGGATTCGACTGAGCTGGCAACTTGGGACACCGTTTGTTTGACTTCCTTCAATTCGTTAAGGAAGGTTTGAAGGTCGATTTCAATTTTTCCATTTTGGTTTTTACTTAAGTTCATGCTGCTGACGATATCATCGAAGAGCGAATTGATTTGAGTCATTTTTTCTTTACTGTCTGTCACGAGTAAATTCACGTCCCCAATGTGCTGAGACACAATGGAGATTTGTGAATTGGTATTGTTGACGAGTTCAGACACGGTTGAAACCGTTTTCTTTGTGTCCTCTGACAATTTACGAACCTCGTTTGCGACGACAGCAAAGCCTTTACCATGTTCACCAGCTCGTGCAGATTCGATTGAGGCATTTAAAGATAACAAATTCGTCTGCTCTGCAATGCCTGTGACAATCCCAAAGATTTGTTCAATCTGTTTGGCGATTTCTTCTAAACGCTTAATTTCTGTTTCAATCTTTGTCATGCTGCCATCAATTTGGTTCATTTGTGTTTGTTGAATTTCTAATTCTTTTTTACCGCCGATCGATTTTTCCTCGACCTGTGCTGAAATTTGCGTTCCAGCTTGCGACATGTCCGCCATCTCATCAGATTTTGATACAAGCTTGTCCACTGCATTTGTTGTGTTTGAGAAGAGAGAAGCAAGCGAATTTGATGTTTCTGTGATTTTTGTATGAAGCTCCTGCTGCTGCTGTTCTGCTTCATCACGAATTTTAGAATATTCATTTTGGAATGTATCCAGGACAAGCTGCTGCTCTAAATTTAAGATTTTCGTCGTCGCTTTGACTGCTGTCTGATATTCTTTGAAATCTTGGATATGCTGAGCAAATAAATCCATAATCGATAGCAGAAGATCTTGGAATGCTGCCATATACCATTTAGGCTGGAGGCCAATCCGTAAATGAACTTGCGCAATTTTAATTCGTTTTGCCACATAGGCTTCATCAACCACACCTGCAAACATTTCACTAATATGAATGCGGAGTGTTTTTTTCAAACGTTCGACAGAACTATTATCTTGAATGATATGCATCAAGGAAGATTCGACTTCTAAATTTTTATAAAATTTATCAACGATATGTGCAATATCCTCCTGAACAATTGGATTGAGCTGTTTTAGAATAAAGAGGTCATGCTGCGTCAGGTCTATCATTTTGATTTGTTTCGCGATATCCGTATTGTTTAAAAAGTTGATTCGTTTTATTCCATCATCCTGCTGTGTGAAAAAAGCAGTGTTTTTTCTTTTCGTCTCTTTTTTAAATAACAATGTTTTGGTCCCCCCATAATCATCACAAATTATCAGACTTTATATTATTTATCGGATAATATTGGATTTTTTAAAGGAAATCAGTAAAATTTTACTGTTCTTTATAAGACCTTTTTAGTGGTTTCTTTGCTGGGCCTTCTACTACCTCTCCAGTAATGGAAAAACGTGAGCCGTGACACGGGCAATCCCAAGTGCGGTCGCTATTATTCCAAGCGACTTCACAGCCTAGGTGAGTACACGTTGTATCCACAAGAAAGATATTCCCGTCCTCTGATTTAAAGGCGCCGCATTTTTTATGTTCGTAAGATACAATGCCGCCTTCGCCTGGCTTTAAATCATCAATTGTTTGATCGGTTCGTTTTAATTTACCACTGATCAGCTTGGCAGCGACATTGCTGTTTTCTTTAATAAAATCTTTGACGAAAGAGTCAGAAACAGGTCTTGATGGCGTAAAAATCGATTCGTATGGATTCGATTTTCCCTCAATTAAATCACTGATAAGAGTGGCTGCGACATGGCTTGTCGTCATGCCCCATTTTCTAAAACCGGTCGCAACGAAGATATTTTGGTGGTGTTTGGTCAGGCGGCCAATGTAAGGGATTTGATCCATTGTGACCATATCGTGTGTCGACCAGCGATACAGCACCTCTTCAATTCCAAGGGTGGCGTCTCCAAACCTTTCTAATCCTTCATAGTGAGCAGATTCATCCCCGCCTTGTCCAGTTTTATGGCCTTCTCCTCCGATGAGAACCACTTCCTCACCATGCCATTCTGCGGTTCTTAAAGAATGAGCAGGCTGGTCGATTCCTAAATACATCCCGTCTGGGAGCGGCTTCGTTGTTTTGGCTGCTACCACATAAGATTGCTCTGGGTGAATTCGCGTGAAATAAAGTCCTTTCCCATCATAAAAAGGAAAGTGCGAACAGGAAATGATATAGCGTCCTGTCAGGTGATGGCCGTCTTTTGTGACGACAGCAGGGCGGTTTCCTTCTTTCACGTCAACAGCGGTAGTCTGTTCAAAAATACGTACACCTCGCTCTAGGAGCTGGTCGATTAGTGCATTTAGATAATGAAGGGGATGAAACTGTGCCTGCTGCGTCATTGCTAGGGCAGCTTTGATGTCAGCATCAAAAGGAAGCGCTGTTTTCCATTCTCGGTCAATTCCAAGCTGTTTGTAGGCATCTAATTCCTTCTTTAACTTTTTTACACCGCTTTCTTCCTTTGTATAAAGGTAAGCATCTTTTATCTCTAGCTGACAATCGATGTCGTACTCTTTTACACGAGTTTGAATCAGCTCTTTTGCTTTCTCGTTTGCTTCTACATACAATCGAGC is drawn from Bacillus pumilus and contains these coding sequences:
- a CDS encoding FAD-dependent oxidoreductase, translating into MKQEHKGSEQAKSLWIAESQKHSFPAVHEDLTADVIIVGGGITGIATAFEMTERGLDVILIDADQLLQGTTGHTTAKITSQHDVYYHELIQQIGMPKARLYVEANEKAKELIQTRVKEYDIDCQLEIKDAYLYTKEESGVKKLKKELDAYKQLGIDREWKTALPFDADIKAALAMTQQAQFHPLHYLNALIDQLLERGVRIFEQTTAVDVKEGNRPAVVTKDGHHLTGRYIISCSHFPFYDGKGLYFTRIHPEQSYVVAAKTTKPLPDGMYLGIDQPAHSLRTAEWHGEEVVLIGGEGHKTGQGGDESAHYEGLERFGDATLGIEEVLYRWSTHDMVTMDQIPYIGRLTKHHQNIFVATGFRKWGMTTSHVAATLISDLIEGKSNPYESIFTPSRPVSDSFVKDFIKENSNVAAKLISGKLKRTDQTIDDLKPGEGGIVSYEHKKCGAFKSEDGNIFLVDTTCTHLGCEVAWNNSDRTWDCPCHGSRFSITGEVVEGPAKKPLKRSYKEQ
- a CDS encoding methyl-accepting chemotaxis protein; amino-acid sequence: MADMSQAGTQISAQVEEKSIGGKKELEIQQTQMNQIDGSMTKIETEIKRLEEIAKQIEQIFGIVTGIAEQTNLLSLNASIESARAGEHGKGFAVVANEVRKLSEDTKKTVSTVSELVNNTNSQISIVSQHIGDVNLLVTDSKEKMTQINSLFDDIVSSMNLSKNQNGKIEIDLQTFLNELKEVKQTVSQVASSVESLTSLTNR
- a CDS encoding histidine phosphatase family protein, which codes for MTTICLVRHGETDWNAAKRIQGRTDIPLNDTGKWQAEQTGLYLKNAHWDVVISSPLTRAKETAHLILKHVDAPLVIMDDFIERDYGDAEGMSFEERQKLFPDKQYPNMEPLEAIQDRMVEGIEKVRAAYPNQQVLIVAHGAAIHALLTTLADEHLGLENTRLVNACLNYVKWKDGEWKVLDYNVVSHLTQSSPS
- a CDS encoding serine alkaline protease SapB encodes the protein MKKKNVMTSVILAVPLLFSAGFGGSMANAETVSKSASEKSYIVGFKASATTNSSKKQAVTQNGGKLEKQYRLINAAQVKMSEQAAKKLEHDPSIAYVEEDHKAEAYAQTVPYGIPQIKAPAVHAQGYKGANVKVAVLDTGIHAAHPDLNVAGGASFVPSEPNATQDFQSHGTHVAGTIAALDNTIGVLGVAPSASLYAVKVLDRNGDGQYSWIISGIEWAVANNMDVINMSLGGPNGSTALKNAVDTANNRGVVVVAAAGNSGSTGSTSTVGYPAKYDSTIAVANVNSSNVRNSSSSAGPELDVSAPGTSILSTVPSSGYTSYTGTSMASPHVAGAAALILSKNPNLSNSQVRQRLENTATPLGNSFYYGKGLINAQAASN